The Clostridia bacterium genome includes the window CCGGCCAGTTTCAATCTACCCATGGTAGACTTATGGGAGTACATTCGCCTGACTTACCTTCATAGAGCCATAGACCTATTTGGCCGTAAGCACCACCTTGAGAACGAGCGCTTGACCATGTTTTTAGAAGGAGACGGGATTCGGCTGGCTACGGTAGAAATTGCCGATAAGTTCGTCAACAAGATCACCCGCTTTGTGGAACCGGGCATGTTCGTGAAACAAGGTCAGAAAACCTCTTTCATCGGCCGGGGTTCGCAGGTAGATTTGGTCTTATTTGGTCAGGATTTTGACATTAAGGTTAAGGTAGGCGACCGGGTACGGGGAGCCGAGACCATTGTCGCCATACCTCAAGATAGCGCTAGCTCGACAATGAAAGGATGACAAAATGGAATTCTTTGATCATCTGTTGGATTGGGCTTCCAGCTCCACGCTGTACTTATGCATTCTTCTCTTTCTGACCTTATTAATAGAGGGCACGGGCATGCCGGGCATCCCTTACGAACCGGTATTCTTGCTAGCTGGATACTTCATTGCCACTCACCGCATAGATTTTTGGGAAGCAGTGGCAGTGGGTACGGCCGGAAACCTAATTGGAAACCTCGTCGGTTATTGGTTGGGAGCCACTCCCGGGCGCCGGCTTTTGTCGCGGTGGGGCTTTTCCATCGCCGACAAGCTCCAGAACCTGGAACAGCTCAACCGCTGGCTGATCCGTTACGGGCCAGCTGTAATCATAATCTCGCGCTGGTTTGGCCCTATCCGAACTCCGACCATACTGGGCGCTGGCTTTCTTAGCATGAACCTCAGGACCTACATCATCATGTCCACTATCGGCGCCTTCACTTGGACAGGAGCCTGGCAGTGGGGAAGCTGGAAGCTAGGCGATTTGGCCGTGGCCTACTGGCATTACTTGACTCCTGAACTCAAGGTTGCCGTTATCGTGGTGGCCACCATTGCCACCGTTCTTAGCGTGTGGTACTCCCTCAAATACCTCCAGCGCCAGCAAGCGTAAATTGGGTGGCCAACTCTAGAATAGCGCATCTAAGATGACCCCCAGGAAGATAAGGAAAAGGTTGGGGCTAGAAAGCTTGAATACCTTCCAAGCCTTTTCTGGGGTAGGGTCAAGGTATAAGGCCAGAGCTCCCAATAAGGTTAGGGCCGTCGCTATGCCCCCCAAAGTTGCGTATATCCAGCCTAAATCGGCCGCCCAGTATATCAAGGCGGCGAAAACCGCCAAGATTAGGCTGGTGGCCATGATGCAGCGAATCACGCTTAAGGTGCTTCGCACCGCTGGCAGCATGGGCACTTGGGCCCGCAAGTAGTCATTGCGGCAATAGAGGGCAATGCTCCAGATGTGATTGGGAATCCAAAGCACCACCAAAGCTCCCAAGAGGATAGGAAGCAAGTCTATCTTCCCGGCCACCGCCACCCAACCGAACAGCACCGGGAAGCCACCGCTAAAACCTCCCAGGACGATGTTGAGAGCCGTGCGGCGCTTGGACCAAACGCTATAGACCAGTACGTAATCTACTATCCCGCCCACCAGAGCCAGAACCGACAGCCAGTTAATGCTGGCCGCCAAAGCCAACCCCAACCCCACCAGCGCTAGACCGAAGTACAGGGCTTTAGCCGGCGGATAAATCCGCGCCGAGGGGATAGGCCGCTTGCGGGTGCGCTCCATAATTGCGTCCAAATCCCGGTCCACAAAGCAACTGATGGCGTTGGAGCCAGCGCAGGCCAAGGTAACAGCAAAAAAGGCCTCCATTAAGTTTTTCCAGGAAGCATTGGCTCCCGGGGCTAGCTGGGCCGCCGCAATCATGCCTGCCACCGCCGTAAAGACCAACAGCCCCACTGTGGCTGGCTTGGTTACTTCGATGTAGGACTTAATCTTAGCCCAGCCCACCACCTGGGGTATAGCCACTACCCCAGGAGCGTAGAATTGATCCTTGTCATAACCCATAAGTTCCTAAAAGCCACCCTTTCTGGTTATCCAAACACGCAGCTTAAAAAGTGCGCCTGATCAAGTTAGCACTAAGCTATGATTCGCCGCCGTAGCCAGATTTCCTGCTCTCTCAAGCCTGGCCCTGGCCAGCCGCCAATGCTTCCTTGGCGGCCGCAACAGTAAGATCAATATCCTCAGAGGTATGCGCCAACGAGACAAACCAACACTCAAAGGCAGAAGGGGCAATATAGATGCCCCGCTCCAACAGGCCCCGGAAAAATTCCTGAAAGCGGTTGCCATTGGTGCTGGTGGCCGATGCATAGTCGGTAACTGGCTGGTTGGGCTCGGAGGTAAAGAAGACCGACAGCATGCTCCCCACCCGGTTGACAGTTAGGGATACACCCGCTTCTTGGCCAGCAGCTTCCAGGCCAGCTTGCAGCTTGGCCGACAGCCGTTCCAACTCACCGTAAGCAGAGGCGGAGCTCAAAACTTCCAAGGTGGCTAGCCCGGCCGCCATGGCCAGCGGGTTGCCGGAGAGGGTACCCGCCTGGTATACCGGGCCAGCCGGGGCCACCATCTCCATAATCTCCCGGCGCCCTCCGTAAGCCGCCACCGGAAGCCCGCCACCGATGACTTTGCCCAAGCAGGTGAGGTCCGGCTGGACCTGATAGAGTTCCTGGGCGCCGCCATAGGCCACCCGGAAGCCGGTCATAACCTCATCGAAAATTAGCAGGGACCCATAACTCCGTGTGAGGTCGCGCAAACCTGGCAAAAAGCCTGGTTGGGGAGGAATACAGCCCATATTGCCGGCCACCGGTTCCACGATTACCGCCGCTATCTGGTGGCCGCGTTCCCTGAATGCCCGCTCAACGCTGGCCAGGTCGTTATAAGGCAGCACCAAGGTGAGCTGAGCCAAGGCCTGGGGCACACCCGGGCTGGTCGGAACCCCCAAGGTCAAGGCACCCGATCCGGCCTGAATGAGCAGGTGGTCGGCATGACCATGGTAGCACCCCTCAAACTTGACGATGAGGTCGCGCCCGGTGTAGGCTCGGGCCAACCTCAGGGCGCTCATGGTGGCCTCGGTGCCGGAGTTCACCATCCTGACCACCTCTATGGAGGGCACAGCTTCCACCACCCGCCGGGCCAGCTCGATCTCTAGTTCGGTACAGGCGCCGAAGCTGGTACCTACCTCCCTGACTACTCGGCTTAAGGCCTCCACCACCCTCGGGTGGCGGTGCCCCAAGATCAGCGGCCCCCAGGAGCCCAGGTAATCTATGTATTGGTTGCCATCCACATCGTAAACCCGGGATCCCTGGCCATGATCAATAAAGATGGGATCCATGCCCACAGCCTTAAAAGCGCGTACCGGGCTATTTACCCCACCGGGCAGATATCTCAGGGCTTGCCGAAAGAGCTCCTCAGACCGCAGCCACTTTCCTTGTTGCCGCACTGGCACACCTCCCATTTTAAGCATAAGTCATGCTGGTTTTCTTAATTTCAACGGTGCTGAAGAGAATCCTGTAGTCCCGAACCTTCAGTTCGTCGGCCAGCTCCTTTACTACTGCCTCAACTTGGCTGCGGCGCTGGCCATGGACCATGAAGAACAGATTGTAGGGCCAGCCTGGCGCCGGCTTCCTCTGGTAACAATGGGTGACCCGCCTGTCCCGGGCCAGGGCTTCCCCCACCTCCTCTAGCCGCCCGCTGGGGACTTGCCACAACACCAAAGCATTGGCCGCTACCCCGGCCCGTCGGTGAGCCAGCACTGCTCCCACCCGGCGCAACCTGCCTTCGGCCTGCC containing:
- the hemL gene encoding glutamate-1-semialdehyde 2,1-aminomutase, encoding MGGVPVRQQGKWLRSEELFRQALRYLPGGVNSPVRAFKAVGMDPIFIDHGQGSRVYDVDGNQYIDYLGSWGPLILGHRHPRVVEALSRVVREVGTSFGACTELEIELARRVVEAVPSIEVVRMVNSGTEATMSALRLARAYTGRDLIVKFEGCYHGHADHLLIQAGSGALTLGVPTSPGVPQALAQLTLVLPYNDLASVERAFRERGHQIAAVIVEPVAGNMGCIPPQPGFLPGLRDLTRSYGSLLIFDEVMTGFRVAYGGAQELYQVQPDLTCLGKVIGGGLPVAAYGGRREIMEMVAPAGPVYQAGTLSGNPLAMAAGLATLEVLSSASAYGELERLSAKLQAGLEAAGQEAGVSLTVNRVGSMLSVFFTSEPNQPVTDYASATSTNGNRFQEFFRGLLERGIYIAPSAFECWFVSLAHTSEDIDLTVAAAKEALAAGQGQA
- a CDS encoding DedA family protein produces the protein MEFFDHLLDWASSSTLYLCILLFLTLLIEGTGMPGIPYEPVFLLAGYFIATHRIDFWEAVAVGTAGNLIGNLVGYWLGATPGRRLLSRWGFSIADKLQNLEQLNRWLIRYGPAVIIISRWFGPIRTPTILGAGFLSMNLRTYIIMSTIGAFTWTGAWQWGSWKLGDLAVAYWHYLTPELKVAVIVVATIATVLSVWYSLKYLQRQQA
- a CDS encoding phosphatidylserine decarboxylase, with product MVASVLKISLVAMGVVAIGLALVLVWLRQVWFYRDPQRIPPAVKGSIVAPADGQVVYVRPFRQGKVEAVKLGTRIPLEEILKAAPEYGQEGWILGIYMSPLDVHFNYAPISGRLTQMYHIPASFNLPMVDLWEYIRLTYLHRAIDLFGRKHHLENERLTMFLEGDGIRLATVEIADKFVNKITRFVEPGMFVKQGQKTSFIGRGSQVDLVLFGQDFDIKVKVGDRVRGAETIVAIPQDSASSTMKG
- a CDS encoding Lrp/AsnC family transcriptional regulator, with the translated sequence MSKDKLVDADLIAQLQGNIPLEARPFARIADAIGWSEGEVLSRLRRWQAEGRLRRVGAVLAHRRAGVAANALVLWQVPSGRLEEVGEALARDRRVTHCYQRKPAPGWPYNLFFMVHGQRRSQVEAVVKELADELKVRDYRILFSTVEIKKTSMTYA
- the cyoE gene encoding protoheme IX farnesyltransferase, with product MGYDKDQFYAPGVVAIPQVVGWAKIKSYIEVTKPATVGLLVFTAVAGMIAAAQLAPGANASWKNLMEAFFAVTLACAGSNAISCFVDRDLDAIMERTRKRPIPSARIYPPAKALYFGLALVGLGLALAASINWLSVLALVGGIVDYVLVYSVWSKRRTALNIVLGGFSGGFPVLFGWVAVAGKIDLLPILLGALVVLWIPNHIWSIALYCRNDYLRAQVPMLPAVRSTLSVIRCIMATSLILAVFAALIYWAADLGWIYATLGGIATALTLLGALALYLDPTPEKAWKVFKLSSPNLFLIFLGVILDALF